A window of Primulina huaijiensis isolate GDHJ02 chromosome 9, ASM1229523v2, whole genome shotgun sequence contains these coding sequences:
- the LOC140985384 gene encoding reticulon-like protein B3: MADHIKEEEKEGSFVEKIAEKFHGDDSSSSSDSECEKPAAFKDKVYRLFGREKPVHKVFGGGKPADLFLWRDKKLSAGVLGGATAIWVLFDVIEYHLLTLVCHSLILVLALLFLWSNATTFINKSPPHIPKIEIPEDLMMRFASDLRVEINRAFAVLRDIAMGRDLKNFLLVIAGLWVASSVGSCCDFLTLLHIIVVSMFIVPVFYEKYERQVDSFAEKANAELKRLYVVFDAKVLSKIPRGPLKDKKAA; encoded by the exons ATGGCGGATCATATCAAGGAAGAGGAGAAGGAGGGATCTTTTGTGGAAAAGATTGCCGAAAAATTCCACGGCGACGATTCTTCTTCGTCATCTGATTCTGAGTGTGAGAAGCCGGCGGCGTTTAAAGATAAGGTGTACCGTCTCTTTGGAAGGGAGAAGCCTGTCCACAAAGTCTTCGGCGGCGGCAAAC CTGCTGACTTGTTCCTATGGAGGGACAAGAAACTCTCGGCGGGAGTGCTTGGTGGGGCGACTGCGATCTGGGTTTTGTTCGATGTCATTGAATACCATTTGCTCACATTGGTCTGCCACAGTTTGATTCTTGTTTTGGCTCTCTTGTTCTTGTGGTCAAATGCTACCACTTTTATCAATAA GTCTCCTCCACACATCCCAAAAATCGAGATTCCTGAAGATCTGATGATGCGATTTGCATCTGATCTGAGGGTCGAGATCAATCGGGCATTTGCTGTTCTCAGGGACATTGCGATGGGAAGGGATTTGAAGAATTTTCTCTTG GTGATTGCTGGTTTGTGGGTAGCGTCATCCGTTGGAAGTTGCTGTGATTTCTTGACCCTACTTCACATAA TTGTTGTGTCGATGTTCATTGTGCCTGTGTTTTACGAGAAGTACGAACGCCAGGTGGACTCTTTTGCTGAGAAGGCAAACGCCGAGCTCAAGAGACTGTATGTAGTATTCGATGCTAAGGTCCTGAGCAAGATCCCAAGAGGGCCATTGAAAGACAAGAAGGCGGCTTGA
- the LOC140984316 gene encoding uncharacterized protein, whose product MDSRLHNLSFAANPTPIAFKNLLNSIQIKGDGSEVVCEADITLQLVSPSFESPFASVKGVKRKWSLVDCLANQQVEASLDLNLCNSSSSSDSKESTVTACTLMSSAKESEEESSMMLDLNFTLHLGGEKSSGPEKSGSYNLKSLDMLPNVDLQLSLSSLPVVSDIAASQPSSSAPREVTKMFASTGDLNTDEGSTGTPPFLSPVNMEDLNYPNQALVGRKQKLVSPDLSSSVMTAPKSSVTCTSGILQSRQQRNNVTKQCKAEGCLKGARGASGHCIAHGGGRRCQRPDCWKGAEGRTAFCKAHGGGRRCEFLGCTKSAEGRTDFCIAHGGGRRCTGDNCTRAARGKSGLCIRHGGGKRCQKENCTKSAEGLSGLCISHGGGRRCQHPECDKGAQGSTLFCKGHGGGKRCTHPGCDKGAEGSTSFCKGHGGGKRCSFQGGGPCPKSVHGGTLFCVAHGGGKRCAITECTRSARGRTNFCVRHGGGKRCKIVGCGKSAQGSTDFCKSHGEGKRCSWGHFNSEFGDGEVPCDSFIRGKTGLCAAHSALVQDKRVHGGGATVRTVQGSKANHPAKLKRVMIEHTSADITIMENSILTSNRGWNYFDFQSTPPSVASCQLSSPSAEGRVHGGNLVASYTSNLGFNFIRSRDITGPSEPAKSSIRHQTWM is encoded by the coding sequence ATGGATTCCAGATTGCACAATCTGAGTTTTGCTGCTAATCCCACTCCAATTGCGTTCAAGAATCTGCTTAACTCCATTCAAATAAAAGGAGATGGAAGTGAAGTTGTGTGCGAGGCAGATATAACATTACAACTTGTTTCACCTAGTTTTGAAAGCCCCTTTGCTTCTGTTAAAGGAGTCAAACGAAAGTGGAGTTTAGTAGATTGTCTTGCTAATCAACAAGTTGAAGCTTCTCTAGATCTCAACCTTTGCAATTCGTCAAGCTCGTCAGACAGCAAGGAGAGTACAGTTACTGCATGCACCCTAATGTCTTCAGCCAAGGAAAGTGAAGAAGAATCATCGATGATGCTAGATTTGAACTTCACCCTTCATCTTGGCggtgagaaatcatcaggcccTGAGAAATCAGGCAGCTATAATTTGAAGTCCCTGGATATGTTGCCCAATGTTGATCTGCAGTTGAGCCTTTCTAGCTTGCCAGTTGTGTCTGATATTGCAGCTTCCCAACCAAGCTCCAGTGCCCCGAGGGAAGTTACTAAAATGTTTGCCAGTACTGGAGATTTGAACACTGATGAAGGATCAACAGGAACTCCCCCTTTCCTGTCGCCGGTGAACATGGAAGACCTTAACTATCCGAACCAGGCTCTGGTGGGAAGGAAGCAAAAATTGGTATCTCCTGATCTTTCCTCGAGTGTAATGACAGCACCAAAAAGTTCAGTCACCTGTACTTCCGGGATTTTACAGTCACGACAGCAGCGCAATAACGTTACTAAACAGTGTAAAGCTGAGGGATGTTTGAAGGGAGCAAGAGGTGCTTCTGGTCATTGTATTGCTCATGGTGGTGGTCGCAGGTGTCAGCGTCCTGACTGCTGGAAGGGAGCTGAAGGCCGGACTGCATTCTGCAAGGCTCATGGTGGTGGTCGACGCTGTGAGTTTTTAGGTTGTACAAAGAGTGCAGAAGGACGTACTGATTTCTGCATCGCCCATGGCGGTGGCCGACGTTGCACTGGTGATAACTGCACCAGAGCTGCCAGAGGAAAGTCGGGATTGTGCATTCGGCATGGTGGTGGCAAGAGATGCCAGAAAGAGAATTGCACAAAGAGTGCAGAAGGTCTTTCTGGTCTCTGCATCTCACATGGAGGTGGTCGCCGATGTCAGCATCCTGAATGTGACAAAGGTGCTCAAGGAAGCACATTGTTTTGCAAGGGACATGGTGGTGGCAAACGCTGCACACATCCAGGGTGCGACAAGGGTGCAGAAGGAAGCACCTCTTTCTGCAAGGGTCATGGGGGAGGCAAACGTTGCTCCTTCCAAGGAGGTGGACCCTGTCCAAAGAGTGTGCATGGAGGGACGCTTTTCTGTGTTGCGCATGGTGGTGGAAAGAGATGTGCTATAACTGAGTGCACAAGGAGTGCCAGGGGACGAACCAACTTTTGTGTCCGTCATGGTGGAGGCAAGAGATGTAAAATTGTGGGGTGTGGAAAAAGTGCTCAGGGCAGCACTGATTTCTGCAAGTCCCATGGTGAAGGTAAGAGATGCTCCTGGGGCCACTTTAACTCTGAATTTGGCGACGGAGAAGTTCCTTGTGACTCATTCATTAGGGGGAAGACTGGACTATGTGCAGCTCACAGTGCTCTGGTTCAGGACAAAAGGGTTCATGGTGGTGGTGCAACTGTACGAACTGTTCAGGGTTCTAAGGCCAATCATCCTGCTAAGTTGAAACGAGTCATGATTGAGCATACATCTGCTGACATAACAATAATGGAGAATAGCATATTGACTTCCAACCGCGGTTGGAATTATTTTGATTTCCAGTCAACTCCTCCATCTGTTGCAAGCTGCCAATTGTCGAGCCCATCCGCAGAAGGAAGGGTGCATGGAGGGAATCTAGTGGCATCATATACAAGCAATCTCGGTTTCAACTTTATTAGAAGCAGAGACATAACTGGTCCATCAGAACCAGCTAAATCTTCCATCAGACATCAAACCTGGATGTAA
- the LOC140983911 gene encoding secreted RxLR effector protein 161-like: MDVKSAFLNGLFNEEVHVEQPPGFVNHTFPEYVYKLDKALYGLKQAPRACRPDIMFAVCLCARFQAKPMQAHFIATKSILKYLKRTANVGLRYPKDSSLNLVGYSDADYAGCKVDIKSTSGSCQFLGKRLISWLSKKSSKEAIFLRVLCSFKSMRR; the protein is encoded by the exons atggatgttaaatcTGCTTTCTTGAATGGATTGTTTAATGAGGAAGTTCATGTAGAACAACCACCTGGCTTTGTTAATCACACTTTCCCTGAGTATGTTtacaaacttgacaaagctctaTATGGACTAAAGCAGGCTCCAAGAGCATG CCGACCAGACATTATGTTTGCGGTTTGTTTATGTGCACGGTTTCAAGCTAAACCAATGCAAGCTCACTTTATTGCAACTAAAAGTattcttaaatatcttaaaagaACTGCTAATGTGGGTCTTCGGTATCCCAAAGATTCAAGTCTTAATCTTGTAGGTTactcagatgcagattatgcggGGTGCAAAGTCGATATAAAGAGTACAAGTGGTTCGTGTCAATTTTTAGGCAAGCGGTTGATATCATGGCTTAGTAAGAAGTCATCTAAGGAAGCAATCTTCCTCAGAGTCCTCTGCTCTTTTAAGAGCATGAGGAGGTAG
- the LOC140983912 gene encoding uncharacterized protein, giving the protein MVEKHRSEWTAEDKKKANYDNVAKDILYKTLDKNMFAKIKTCTTAKEIWEKLTQLCKGNDQTKENKLKVAIQKFDNAKMKPGETPAEFDERFSSIIIELTSLGKEYSNREIALKVMRALPREWDVKTITMRESKYLNKLELHDLFADLKAYEFELGI; this is encoded by the coding sequence ATGGTTGAAAAGCACAGATCTGAATGGACAGCTGAGGATAAAAAGAAGGCAAATTATGATAACGTTGCGAAAGATATCCTCTATAAGACTCTGGACAAAAATATGTTCGCTAAAATCAAGACCTGCACTACTGCGAAGGAAATATGGGAAAAACTTACTCAACTATGCAAAGGCAATGATCAGACTAAGGAAAACAAGTTGAAAGTGGCTATCCAGAAGTTTGACAACGCAAAGATGAAGCCAGGAGAAACTCCTGCAGAATTTGACGAACGGTTCAGCAGTATCATCATCGAACTCACCTCACTCGGAAAAGAATATTCCAATAGAGAAATTGCGTTGAAGGTTATGCGAGCTCTTCCCAGAGAATGGGATGTAAAGACTATAACAATGCGAGAATCAAAATATCTGAACAAACTGGAACTTCATGATCTCTTCGCCGACCTTAAAGCGTATGAGTTCGAGCTAGGAATATGA